DNA sequence from the Xenopus tropicalis strain Nigerian chromosome 4, UCB_Xtro_10.0, whole genome shotgun sequence genome:
GAATAGGCCCAACAGACGCCAAGAAGACAAACTGATTATGCACCGGCTGAACATAAACACTTCTGCACAGAATGAGCAGCACTCAAAACTTATATAACATATTCACATTAACGGGGTTCATTCAAACAGTTATGTTGCGGGCCATGCaaactaagggcagtggcacataggGAGTGTTTTGCTGCCGCAGCCATGGGTGAGTAACTAGTTCCATGGGTAGGGGACAAAATACTTTAAATCCCTCTCCATTCACATGTAAGGCAATTGCCTGCAACTGCAGGTGTACTCGCTTGTCAGTAATGCTGACTGCAATGTTTCCAACAATGTTTCCCACAATGACCGGGCTAGCAGGGGCACCAGTGCTTTCATGTGAGAATGGTGGCCAACTGAAAGCATTTTGTCCCATGAATCAGTGTGGGTAGAAAACATGTTGCCCTGCATATCATTTCCTATTTTGTGCCCTAATACATTTAATACGCACAAATACCTGGGTCCCCCACGTTCCACTGCAGAAGCTTTGACAACAGGCAATATGGGTTGCACCACTGGTTCCACAGACAGCATGTTACCCTCCACGGCAGTCAGAACCTGTTCTGAGAGCTGCAGGAATAGAAGAACCATGATTCCATTTATAAGCACAGGAAAGAGGCTGATGTGCAAGTATAGCCATTTATCCTTCACTCTTTCTCTTAACATCTGAAATCAGCACAGACATATGCAATAATAATGTAGGTAGGTGGCTCCGAGGTTAGTAAAGAGggggcccctggcaatgcagaaGTGAGGAAGAAGTGTACATAATATACACATTAGCAGAAAGTCAAGTGACCTCTGTCATAGATACTGGTGCTGCAGGACTAAATATTAGTCACGACTGCAgctgcattaaatgcaaaataatcctccaatgggaATCCCAGATGATCCGTGTAAATCTGTCCCCTTCTATAAGTAACTAGTGGGTGTAGCTTTATGTATGGCTTTTGTGTACCACCTTAAGTACAAGAATTTTCATACAAAGTGTCATTCACCAACTCAAACCATTTTTAGCCAAGCTTGAAGCAAATAATtacttgccttttttttaataaaataacttaATGGTCCCTATCACTTAACACAAAATGAtcaatttaatcaggagccagttaagATGCCTGTATGATTTGGGGTGTAAGAAAACAGAATTACCCAGAGGAACCAACACAGACAGGGGATTAACATACAGGGTCTGTGCAGATAGTGCCCTTACTGGAATGGGGTGATGCTTAACATTTAGATACTATGACACCCTGGGTACATTCaacaatacaacattttt
Encoded proteins:
- the LOC101732885 gene encoding guanine nucleotide exchange factor for Rab-3A-like isoform X2; translated protein: MLQAEVTALKTLVITSTPSSPNRDLHPQLLSPSKNALRKGHARNKSAGCAVLASPAPTAQPTPSESKEVDTLLYSEFLAWKESPTLDRYCPFLSRIYLEDIKPYLDFAERELSEQVLTAVEGNMLSVEPVVQPILPVVKASAVERGGPRYLCVLNVLGHKIGNDMQGNMFSTHTDSWDKMLSVGHHSHMKALVPLLARSLWETLLETLQSALLTSEYTCSCRQLPYM